A genomic window from Silene latifolia isolate original U9 population chromosome 11, ASM4854445v1, whole genome shotgun sequence includes:
- the LOC141610690 gene encoding putative protease Do-like 14 isoform X1: MSRLRRIHREEEVVVDESIKFAASKASPSLAGILSHHLPDDMAHYTHRREIWRMSGDEIKRRGELVFWGTGIIYECHRDHDDEDDDETTVNNFTSIIICPATLFVRTNGVEPSDIQVDVYLWDGQICQGRVIACDFHYNLAAIRIQTPCQLPTATLKDLDDFVPINLTPIQYHHKPPLLRPYSTKFKISPGTPLITIARSMRLLNAPIVSPGVFSPRTLKKEDYSELYCVMYSDHPEKKGGFVINYSGEVIGLVFFKFSFLPINLVSTWWKNFKSCRQYHRPYLGVKIANLHLSGSKYLSEFLAAFPDVTGGVVVTEVAEDSPAYRSGICPEDVIIKCNGKLVRSSLELFEILWNNVGIEYVELDVLRASNGENLTPSLKVEQTSSDKMYQWALTSWTIHNPFEPVRDAE; this comes from the exons atgagtagATTAAGGAGGATTCATAGAGAAGAAGAAGTAGTTGTGGATGAGAGTATAAAGTTTGCGGCTTCTAAAGCTTCTCCTTCGCTTGCCGGTATCCTTTCTCATCATCTACCTG ATGATATGGCTCATTACACTCACCGCCGCGAAATCTGGAGAATGAGCGGAGATGAAATCAAAAGGCGAGGTGAACTTGTATTTTGGGGTACTGGTATTATTTATGAATGTCATCGAGAtcatgatgatgaagatgatgatgaaacGACAGTTAATAATTTCACTAGTATCATTATTTGTCCAGCTACTCTGTTCGTTCGTACTAATGGTGTCGAACCTAGTGATATTCAG GTTGATGTTTATCTATGGGATGGTCAAATATGTCAAGGTCGAGTTATTGCTTGTGATTTCCACTACAATCTTGCTGCCATTCGGATTCAAACCCCCTGCCAATTGCCAACTGCAACTCTTAAGGATTTGGATGATTTCGTTCCGATAAATCTCACCCCCATTCAGTACCACCACAAACCACCTCTATTGCGTCCTTATTCTACTAAGTTTAAAATTTCTCCTGGGACTCCCTTAATCACTATTGCCCGCTCTATGAGACTCCTTAATGCTCCTATTGTTAGTCCCGGTGTTTTCAG TCCAAGAACGCTCAAGAAAGAGGATTACAGCGAGCTTTATTGTGTCATGTACAGCGACCATCCA GAGAAGAAAGGGGGATTTGTCATCAACTATTCAGGAGAAGTTATTGGACTCGTGTTCTTCAAATTTTCTTTCTTACCGATTAACTTAGTTTCTACTTGGTGGAAGAATTTTAAAAGTTGCCG GCAATATCATCGGCCTTACCTTGGTGTGAAAATTGCCAATCTTCATTTGTCTGGTTCTAAGTATTTGAGTGAGTTTTTGGCTGCGTTCCCCGATGTCACTGGAGGTGTTGTTGTCACAGAG GTTGCAGAGGATTCACCAGCGTATCGTTCCGGGATATGCCCTGAAGATGTCATAATAAAATGTAATGGCAAATTAGTCCGCAGTTCGTTGGAG TTATTTGAGATACTATGGAACAATGTTGGAATAGAGTATGTTGAGCTTGATGTTTTGAGAGCGAGTAATGGTGAAAATCTGACGCCAAGTCTGAAGGTCGAACAGACTTCCTCGGATAAAATGTATCA GTGGGCGCTAACTTCTTGGACTATACATAACCCGTTTGAGCCTGTGCGTGATGCTGAATGA
- the LOC141610690 gene encoding putative protease Do-like 14 isoform X2, whose amino-acid sequence MNGVKRVHREEVVVVDESMKFAASKASPSLAGILSHHLPDDMAHYTHRREIWRMSGDEIKRRGELVFWGTGIIYECHRDHDDEDDDETTVNNFTSIIICPATLFVRTNGVEPSDIQVDVYLWDGQICQGRVIACDFHYNLAAIRIQTPCQLPTATLKDLDDFVPINLTPIQYHHKPPLLRPYSTKFKISPGTPLITIARSMRLLNAPIVSPGVFSPRTLKKEDYSELYCVMYSDHPEKKGGFVINYSGEVIGLVFFKFSFLPINLVSTWWKNFKSCRQYHRPYLGVKIANLHLSGSKYLSEFLAAFPDVTGGVVVTEVAEDSPAYRSGICPEDVIIKCNGKLVRSSLELFEILWNNVGIEYVELDVLRASNGENLTPSLKVEQTSSDKMYQWALTSWTIHNPFEPVRDAE is encoded by the exons ATGATATGGCTCATTACACTCACCGCCGCGAAATCTGGAGAATGAGCGGAGATGAAATCAAAAGGCGAGGTGAACTTGTATTTTGGGGTACTGGTATTATTTATGAATGTCATCGAGAtcatgatgatgaagatgatgatgaaacGACAGTTAATAATTTCACTAGTATCATTATTTGTCCAGCTACTCTGTTCGTTCGTACTAATGGTGTCGAACCTAGTGATATTCAG GTTGATGTTTATCTATGGGATGGTCAAATATGTCAAGGTCGAGTTATTGCTTGTGATTTCCACTACAATCTTGCTGCCATTCGGATTCAAACCCCCTGCCAATTGCCAACTGCAACTCTTAAGGATTTGGATGATTTCGTTCCGATAAATCTCACCCCCATTCAGTACCACCACAAACCACCTCTATTGCGTCCTTATTCTACTAAGTTTAAAATTTCTCCTGGGACTCCCTTAATCACTATTGCCCGCTCTATGAGACTCCTTAATGCTCCTATTGTTAGTCCCGGTGTTTTCAG TCCAAGAACGCTCAAGAAAGAGGATTACAGCGAGCTTTATTGTGTCATGTACAGCGACCATCCA GAGAAGAAAGGGGGATTTGTCATCAACTATTCAGGAGAAGTTATTGGACTCGTGTTCTTCAAATTTTCTTTCTTACCGATTAACTTAGTTTCTACTTGGTGGAAGAATTTTAAAAGTTGCCG GCAATATCATCGGCCTTACCTTGGTGTGAAAATTGCCAATCTTCATTTGTCTGGTTCTAAGTATTTGAGTGAGTTTTTGGCTGCGTTCCCCGATGTCACTGGAGGTGTTGTTGTCACAGAG GTTGCAGAGGATTCACCAGCGTATCGTTCCGGGATATGCCCTGAAGATGTCATAATAAAATGTAATGGCAAATTAGTCCGCAGTTCGTTGGAG TTATTTGAGATACTATGGAACAATGTTGGAATAGAGTATGTTGAGCTTGATGTTTTGAGAGCGAGTAATGGTGAAAATCTGACGCCAAGTCTGAAGGTCGAACAGACTTCCTCGGATAAAATGTATCA GTGGGCGCTAACTTCTTGGACTATACATAACCCGTTTGAGCCTGTGCGTGATGCTGAATGA
- the LOC141610689 gene encoding putative protease Do-like 14 isoform X1: protein MSRLRRIHREEEVVVDESIKFAASKASPSLAGILSHHLPDDMAHFTQLGQIWRLTGNDIKRRGELVFWGTGIIYESHRVDDDGDGDDEMTVTNFTSIIICPATLFVRTNGVEPSDIQVDVYLWDGQIHQGRVIACDFHYNLAAIRIQTPCQLPTATLRDLDDFVPINLTPIQYYHQPPRLRPHSTKFKISPGTPLITIARSMRLLNAPILGSGVFSPRPLRKEECSELYCVWNNNHPEKKGAFVINYSGEVIGLVFYKFSFLPINLVSIWWKNFKSCRQYHRPCLGVKIANLHSSGSKYLSEFLAVFPNVTGGAVVTEVAEDSPTYCSGICPEDVIIKCNGKLVRSSLELFEIVWNNVGIEYVELDVLRASNAENLSLSLKVEQTPPNKMYQWAVTPWTIHNPFEPVRDAEWLRKLIPQ from the exons atgagtagATTAAGGAGGATTCATAGAGAAGAAGAAGTAGTTGTGGATGAGAGTATAAAGTTTGCTGCTTCTAAAGCTTCTCCTTCGCTTGCCGGTATCCTTTCTCATCATCTTCCTG ATGATATGGCTCATTTCACTCAACTCGGCCAAATCTGGAGATTGACCGGAAATGATATCAAAAGGCGAGGTGAACTTGTATTTTGGGGTACTGGTATTATCTATGAATCTCACCGAGTTGATGacgatggtgatggtgatgatgaaatGACAGTTACTAATTTCACTAGTATCATTATTTGTCCAGCTACTCTGTTCGTTCGTACTAATGGTGTCGAACCTAGTGATATTCAG GTTGATGTGTATTTATGGGATGGTCAAATACATCAAGGTCGAGTTATTGCTTGTGATTTCCACTACAATCTTGCTGCCATTCGGATTCAAACCCCCTGCCAATTGCCAACTGCCACTCTTAGGGATTTGGATGATTTCGTTCCAATAAATCTCACCCCCATTCAGTACTACCACCAACCACCTCGATTGCGTCCTCATTCTACTAAGTTTAAAATTTCTCCTGGGACTCCCTTAATCACTATTGCCCGCTCTATGAGACTCCTTAATGCTCCTATTCTTGGTTCCGGTGTTTTCAG TCCAAGGCCGCTCAGGAAAGAGGAATGCAGCGAGCTTTATTGTGTCTGGAACAACAACCATCCA GAGAAGAAAGGGGCATTTGTCATCAACTATTCAGGAGAAGTTATTGGACTCGTCTTCTACAAATTCTCTTTCTTACCGATTAACTTAGTTTCAATTTGGTGGAAGAATTTTAAAAGTTGCCG GCAATATCATCGGCCTTGCCTTGGTGTGAAAATTGCCAATCTTCATTCGTCTGGTTCTAAGTATTTGAGTGAGTTTTTGGCTGTGTTCCCAAATGTTACTGGAGGTGCTGTTGTCACAGAG GTTGCGGAGGATTCACCAACGTATTGTTCCGGGATATGCCCTGAAGATGTCATAATAAAATGTAATGGCAAATTAGTCCGCAGTTCGTTAGAG TTATTTGAGATAGTATGGAACAATGTTGGAATAGAATATGTTGAGCTTGATGTTTTGAGAGCGAGTAATGCTGAAAATCTGTCGCTAAGTCTGAAGGTCGAACAGACTCCCCCGAATAAAATGTATCA GTGGGCGGTAACTCCTTGGACTATACATAACCCGTTTGAGCCTGTGCGTGATGCTGAATGGTTGAGAAAGCTTATTCCCCAATAA
- the LOC141610689 gene encoding putative protease Do-like 14 isoform X2, whose protein sequence is MSRLRRIHREEEVVVDESIKFAASKASPSLAGILSHHLPDDMAHFTQLGQIWRLTGNDIKRRGELVFWGTGIIYESHRVDDDGDGDDEMTVTNFTSIIICPATLFVRTNGVEPSDIQVDVYLWDGQIHQGRVIACDFHYNLAAIRIQTPCQLPTATLRDLDDFVPINLTPIQYYHQPPRLRPHSTKFKISPGTPLITIARSMRLLNAPILGSGVFSPRPLRKEECSELYCVWNNNHPEKKGAFVINYSGEVIGLVFYKFSFLPINLVSIWWKNFKSCRQYHRPCLGVKIANLHSSGSKYLSEFLAVFPNVTGGAVVTEVAEDSPTYCSGICPEDVIIKCNGKLVRSSLELFEIVWNNVGIEYVELDVLRASNAENLSLSLKVEQTPPNKMWAVTPWTIHNPFEPVRDAEWLRKLIPQ, encoded by the exons atgagtagATTAAGGAGGATTCATAGAGAAGAAGAAGTAGTTGTGGATGAGAGTATAAAGTTTGCTGCTTCTAAAGCTTCTCCTTCGCTTGCCGGTATCCTTTCTCATCATCTTCCTG ATGATATGGCTCATTTCACTCAACTCGGCCAAATCTGGAGATTGACCGGAAATGATATCAAAAGGCGAGGTGAACTTGTATTTTGGGGTACTGGTATTATCTATGAATCTCACCGAGTTGATGacgatggtgatggtgatgatgaaatGACAGTTACTAATTTCACTAGTATCATTATTTGTCCAGCTACTCTGTTCGTTCGTACTAATGGTGTCGAACCTAGTGATATTCAG GTTGATGTGTATTTATGGGATGGTCAAATACATCAAGGTCGAGTTATTGCTTGTGATTTCCACTACAATCTTGCTGCCATTCGGATTCAAACCCCCTGCCAATTGCCAACTGCCACTCTTAGGGATTTGGATGATTTCGTTCCAATAAATCTCACCCCCATTCAGTACTACCACCAACCACCTCGATTGCGTCCTCATTCTACTAAGTTTAAAATTTCTCCTGGGACTCCCTTAATCACTATTGCCCGCTCTATGAGACTCCTTAATGCTCCTATTCTTGGTTCCGGTGTTTTCAG TCCAAGGCCGCTCAGGAAAGAGGAATGCAGCGAGCTTTATTGTGTCTGGAACAACAACCATCCA GAGAAGAAAGGGGCATTTGTCATCAACTATTCAGGAGAAGTTATTGGACTCGTCTTCTACAAATTCTCTTTCTTACCGATTAACTTAGTTTCAATTTGGTGGAAGAATTTTAAAAGTTGCCG GCAATATCATCGGCCTTGCCTTGGTGTGAAAATTGCCAATCTTCATTCGTCTGGTTCTAAGTATTTGAGTGAGTTTTTGGCTGTGTTCCCAAATGTTACTGGAGGTGCTGTTGTCACAGAG GTTGCGGAGGATTCACCAACGTATTGTTCCGGGATATGCCCTGAAGATGTCATAATAAAATGTAATGGCAAATTAGTCCGCAGTTCGTTAGAG TTATTTGAGATAGTATGGAACAATGTTGGAATAGAATATGTTGAGCTTGATGTTTTGAGAGCGAGTAATGCTGAAAATCTGTCGCTAAGTCTGAAGGTCGAACAGACTCCCCCGAATAAAAT GTGGGCGGTAACTCCTTGGACTATACATAACCCGTTTGAGCCTGTGCGTGATGCTGAATGGTTGAGAAAGCTTATTCCCCAATAA